The proteins below come from a single Labilithrix sp. genomic window:
- a CDS encoding DUF2200 domain-containing protein, which produces MSFASVYPLYVQKAEKKGRTQQEVDEVIAWLTGYRGKSLQRAIDDEVDLEAFFGAAPRWSSKAGLITGVVCGVRVEAVADPLMQKIRYLDKLVDELARGKKMASILRQ; this is translated from the coding sequence ATCTCGTTCGCGAGCGTGTACCCGCTCTACGTGCAGAAGGCAGAGAAGAAAGGCCGGACCCAACAGGAGGTCGACGAGGTCATCGCCTGGCTCACCGGCTATCGCGGAAAGTCCCTCCAGCGCGCCATCGACGACGAGGTCGATCTCGAGGCATTCTTTGGAGCCGCGCCTCGCTGGAGCTCGAAGGCTGGTCTCATCACGGGCGTCGTCTGCGGAGTGCGCGTCGAGGCCGTCGCTGATCCGTTGATGCAGAAGATCCGCTACCTCGACAAGCTGGTCGACGAGCTCGCCAGGGGAAAGAAGATGGCCAGCATCCTGCGCCAGTAG
- a CDS encoding DUF1801 domain-containing protein: MSAEIRAYNQALGAEREEIANHLARLIDSRLPDAERKIWHAHPVWFLDGNPIVGYSKLKDCIRLMFWSGASFEEEHLRLGTGKFKDASIRYTSAEQIDERDVRRWLKKARSTQWDYKGLRKRGRLVRLA; this comes from the coding sequence ATGAGCGCTGAAATTCGAGCGTACAACCAGGCGCTGGGCGCGGAGCGTGAAGAGATCGCCAATCACCTGGCGCGCTTGATCGACAGTCGGCTGCCTGATGCCGAGCGCAAGATCTGGCACGCTCATCCGGTGTGGTTTCTCGATGGAAACCCTATTGTCGGCTACAGCAAGCTGAAGGACTGCATTCGATTGATGTTCTGGAGCGGCGCCAGCTTCGAGGAAGAACATCTACGGCTTGGCACCGGGAAGTTCAAGGATGCCTCCATCAGGTACACCAGCGCAGAGCAGATCGACGAGCGCGACGTGAGGAGGTGGCTGAAGAAGGCCAGGAGCACACAGTGGGACTACAAGGGTCTCCGCAAGAGAGGGAGACTCGTTCGCCTCGCTTGA
- a CDS encoding SRPBCC domain-containing protein, whose amino-acid sequence MTKKETGASGTDVVKRRITIERTYRATLDEVWELWATKEGIESWWGPGGFRVTVRTLDLRPGGELRYAMTAVEPAQVAFMAQAGMPLTQELRITYSEVQPRRRLAYVHLADFIPGVDPYDVATVVEFHPSPDGVRLVLTFDAMHEEEWTNRATLGWKGELNKLAEVLGA is encoded by the coding sequence ATGACGAAGAAGGAGACGGGGGCGTCTGGTACCGATGTCGTCAAGCGACGAATCACGATCGAGCGAACGTACAGAGCGACACTCGACGAGGTGTGGGAACTCTGGGCAACGAAGGAAGGGATCGAGTCGTGGTGGGGCCCCGGTGGCTTTCGCGTCACGGTCCGGACGCTCGATCTGCGCCCCGGCGGCGAGCTCCGTTACGCCATGACCGCGGTCGAGCCGGCCCAGGTGGCGTTCATGGCGCAGGCCGGCATGCCACTGACGCAGGAACTGCGGATCACCTACTCCGAGGTCCAGCCGCGTCGCCGGCTGGCGTATGTCCATCTCGCCGACTTCATTCCGGGCGTCGACCCCTATGACGTCGCCACGGTGGTGGAGTTCCATCCGAGCCCGGATGGTGTCCGTCTCGTGCTGACGTTCGACGCAATGCACGAAGAGGAGTGGACGAATCGTGCCACGCTCGGATGGAAGGGCGAGCTGAACAAGCTCGCCGAGGTGCTCGGGGCATGA
- a CDS encoding winged helix-turn-helix transcriptional regulator translates to MHIDVFQTLADPKRRRIVEVLLGGERAVNDLVEMIDIHQSGVSRHLRILHETGFVQMRPLGSQRLYSLRPERFRELDTWISRYRTFWEARLDAFGEALDRRTRVTRRKEKHS, encoded by the coding sequence ATGCACATTGACGTCTTTCAGACCCTGGCCGATCCCAAGCGACGCCGCATCGTCGAGGTGCTTCTAGGCGGCGAGCGAGCGGTCAACGACCTCGTCGAGATGATCGACATTCATCAGTCGGGCGTCTCGCGACATCTCAGGATCCTCCACGAGACCGGCTTCGTGCAGATGCGGCCGCTGGGATCGCAACGACTCTACTCGCTACGACCAGAGCGTTTTCGGGAGCTCGACACGTGGATCAGCCGGTACCGGACATTCTGGGAGGCGCGTCTTGACGCGTTCGGCGAGGCGCTCGATCGGCGCACGCGCGTCACCCGGCGTAAGGAGAAGCACTCATGA
- a CDS encoding LysR family transcriptional regulator, producing the protein MDPALLPPLVGFAHVAAHRSFTKAAAKLGVSRAALSQSLKALEKKLGVQLLYRTTRSMSLTEAGQRLFDQLQPALQSLDHAVRELGQATTEPTGLVRINTARMAARELLEPHLTEFLARHPKLTVELVMDDGISNIIADGCDAGIRIGERLAEHVVAVPITPMLEMAVVATPAYFARHGRPSKPTDLAQHNCIAYRRNSGGSVFAWEFTDVRTKRELTVEPRGNLITNDDEGMLRAALQGLGLIQHIDFVVRRHLDEGRLERVLKPWCAPFPGFYLYVPSREMPSKVRALRDFLVEKRGGLTSKAAAPRRARNASTRATKTARIEQKRHPR; encoded by the coding sequence ATGGATCCCGCCCTGCTGCCGCCGCTCGTCGGCTTCGCTCACGTCGCCGCTCATCGGAGCTTCACGAAGGCTGCCGCGAAGCTCGGCGTGTCCCGCGCGGCGCTCTCGCAGAGCCTCAAGGCGCTCGAGAAGAAGCTCGGCGTCCAGCTCTTGTACCGGACGACGCGGAGCATGTCGCTCACAGAAGCGGGCCAGCGCTTGTTCGACCAGTTGCAGCCGGCGCTCCAGTCGCTCGACCACGCGGTGCGCGAGCTCGGCCAGGCGACGACCGAGCCGACCGGGCTCGTGCGCATCAACACCGCGCGCATGGCGGCGCGAGAGCTCCTCGAGCCGCACCTCACTGAGTTCCTCGCGCGTCATCCCAAGCTCACGGTCGAGCTCGTGATGGACGACGGGATCTCCAACATCATCGCCGACGGCTGCGACGCCGGCATCCGCATCGGCGAGCGCCTCGCCGAACACGTGGTGGCGGTGCCCATCACGCCGATGCTTGAGATGGCGGTCGTCGCGACGCCCGCGTACTTCGCGCGCCACGGCCGACCAAGCAAGCCGACCGACTTGGCCCAGCACAACTGCATCGCCTACCGCCGGAACAGCGGCGGCTCGGTCTTCGCGTGGGAGTTCACGGACGTTCGCACGAAGCGAGAGCTCACCGTGGAGCCGCGCGGCAACCTCATCACCAACGACGATGAAGGCATGCTGCGCGCCGCGCTCCAAGGGCTCGGGCTCATCCAACACATCGACTTCGTGGTGAGGCGACACCTCGACGAGGGCAGGCTCGAGCGTGTGCTGAAGCCGTGGTGCGCGCCGTTTCCGGGGTTCTACCTCTACGTGCCGTCTCGGGAGATGCCCTCGAAGGTGCGCGCGCTCCGCGACTTCCTCGTCGAGAAGAGGGGCGGCCTGACATCAAAGGCCGCAGCGCCGCGGCGAGCGAGAAACGCCAGCACTCGCGCCACGAAGACCGCGCGCATCGAACAGAAGAGGCATCCACGATGA
- a CDS encoding alpha/beta hydrolase yields MKKVNFPNYNAQGITIAAHLHLPPNFDEGKKYAAVVVSHPGGGVKEQAAGLYAKKLAEQGLIAIAFDRSYQGESTGEPRQLENPYVSTEDVSAVIDYLTTLPYVDNDKIGAMGVCAGGGYSANAAINDRRIKALATVSAVNIGQMFRNGWENTVKDADALPYIEAGSNARTADASSKSMATIPLAPLKEEDAPNTELRGAWEYYHTPRCQHPNAPGFTLARNLTQIITYDAYNKAEAFLTQPILSIAGSKAGSKWMSDDLLARAASKDKTLHLVEGADHMDLYDVQKYVDEAISKLAPFFSSKL; encoded by the coding sequence ATGAAGAAGGTGAATTTCCCGAACTACAACGCTCAAGGCATCACCATCGCCGCCCACCTCCACCTTCCCCCCAACTTCGACGAAGGCAAGAAGTACGCGGCTGTTGTCGTCTCGCATCCCGGCGGTGGAGTGAAGGAGCAGGCCGCGGGCCTCTACGCCAAGAAGCTGGCCGAGCAGGGGCTCATCGCGATCGCCTTCGACCGCTCCTACCAGGGCGAGAGTACCGGCGAGCCGCGCCAGCTCGAGAACCCCTACGTCAGCACCGAAGACGTGAGCGCCGTCATCGATTACCTCACCACGCTGCCCTACGTGGACAACGACAAGATCGGCGCCATGGGCGTCTGCGCCGGCGGTGGCTACAGCGCCAACGCCGCCATCAACGACCGTCGCATCAAGGCGCTCGCCACCGTGAGCGCGGTGAACATCGGCCAGATGTTCCGCAACGGCTGGGAGAACACCGTCAAGGACGCCGATGCGCTGCCCTACATCGAGGCCGGCTCGAACGCGCGCACGGCCGACGCCAGCAGCAAGAGCATGGCCACCATCCCGCTCGCCCCGCTGAAGGAGGAGGACGCGCCCAACACCGAGCTGCGCGGCGCGTGGGAGTATTACCACACGCCCCGTTGCCAGCACCCGAACGCCCCCGGCTTCACCCTCGCGCGCAACCTCACGCAGATCATTACCTACGATGCCTACAACAAGGCCGAAGCGTTCCTGACCCAGCCCATCCTGTCCATCGCGGGCAGCAAAGCGGGCAGCAAGTGGATGAGCGACGATCTCCTCGCCCGCGCCGCCAGCAAGGACAAGACTCTGCACCTCGTCGAGGGTGCGGACCACATGGATCTGTACGACGTGCAGAAGTACGTCGACGAGGCCATCTCGAAGCTGGCGCCGTTCTTCTCCAGCAAGCTGTAG